One window of Xylocopa sonorina isolate GNS202 chromosome 9, iyXylSono1_principal, whole genome shotgun sequence genomic DNA carries:
- the LOC143426770 gene encoding uncharacterized protein LOC143426770 — MDWRLGLVVVCLLVNDTIALRMLELVVPQHVVRGQNIRLECNFNLDGETLYSVKWYKDGNEFYRYVPQDRPPVLVFQLPGVTANIHNSTERSVVLYSVNLMSTGRYRCEVSAEAPNFQTVSDHSDMLVVALPEDGPVITGRPGRHRYQVGDVVRFNCTSAKSKPAAMLSWFINGDPVDTQYLRGPHITEVDREGLETAVLGLEFRLRTKHFKRGDLKIKCLATIATVYWKSNELSIEGERPLKMPVMESRETRAQGHTHAEHILGGSGSSALVPCILPVITSLLILR; from the exons ACACGATCGCGTTGAGGATGCTCGAGCTGGTGGTCCCACAGCACGTGGTCCGTGGACAGAACATCAGACTGGAGTGCAACTTCAACCTGGACGGTGAGACGCTGTACTCCGTGAAATGGTACAAAGATGGGAACGAGTTCTATCGATACGTGCCGCAAGACAGGCCGCCAGTGCTCGTCTTTCAGCTGCCAGGTGTCACGGCGAAC ATTCACAATTCCACTGAGAGATCGGTGGTTCTGTACTCAGTGAACCTGATGAGCACCGGAAGGTACAGATGCGAGGTATCAGCAGAGGCGCCCAATTTCCAAACCGTCTCCGATCACTCGGACATGCTGGTAGTGG CCCTGCCGGAAGACGGGCCAGTTATCACTGGCAGGCCAGGAAGGCATCGCTATCAGGTTGGCGACGTGGTGCGGTTCAATTGCACCTCAGCGAAGTCGAAGCCCGCCGCCATGCTCAGCTGGTTCATCAACGGCGATCCT GTCGACACGCAATACTTGAGGGGGCCCCACATCACAGAGGTGGATCGCGAGGGTCTGGAGACGGCCGTGCTGGGTCTGGAGTTCCGTCTGCGTACGAAGCACTTCAAGAGGGGCGACCTGAAGATCAAATGCCTGGCGACGATAGCGACCGTATATTGGAAATCGAACGAGCTTAGCATAGAGGGTGAAAGGCCTCTCAAGATGCCGGTCATGGAGAGCAGGGAGACAAGGGCGCAAGGCCACACGCACGCGGAACATATCTTGGGAG GAAGCGGAAGCAGCGCGCTGGTGCCCTGCATCTTGCCAGTAATAACGAGTTTATTGATCCTGCGATAA
- the LOC143426741 gene encoding ribonuclease H2 subunit A: MEDEKETMDEAKSEENCVNHNETGEITCKENLTPYFEAWDHSVNKVYLSKVPQICKDEPCQLGIDEAGRGPVLGPMVYGISYSPLSKKQLLVDLGCADSKSLTEEKRDIIFDLICEQHEAIGWAVDVISPNTIANSMYSRVKSSLNEVSMTSAIELAKMAIEAGARIAEIYVDTVGKPEKYQARLEQIFPDIKITVAKKADSTYPIVSAASICAKVSRDHAIRAWQFLEGPMTSDYGSGYPNDPETKKWLSENVDPVFGFPRIVRFSWSTAERILESKALSVEWEEVEEEGNPGLQKISSFFARSPAKSCLPQRKRHLFFTERCLFNNATL, encoded by the exons ATGGAAGACGAGAAGGAAACGATGGACGAAGCGAAATCGGAAGAGAATTGCGTTAATCATAATGAAACTGGTGAAATTACCTGCAAAGAGAACCTAACCCCATATTTCGAAGCCTGGGACCATAGCGTTAACAAAGTTTACTTATCAAAG GTACCGCAGATATGCAAGGACGAGCCGTGTCAGCTTGGTATCGACGAGGCTGGTCGTGGACCAGTCCTTGGACCCATGGTTTACGGGATCTCCTACTCTCCTCTATCCAAAAAACAACTACTCGTAGATTTAGGCTGCGCAGATTCGAAGAGCTTGACTGAGGAGAAGAGGGATATAATTTTCGACCTGATCTGCGAACAGCACGAAGCAATAGGCTGGGCTGTGGATGTTATTTCTCCAAATACCATCGCGAATAGCATGTACAGTCGCGTGAAATCGTCGTTGAACGAGGTGTCTATGACTTCAGCGATTGAGCTCGCCAAAATGGCGATCGAGGCTGGTGCAAGGATCGCTGAGATCTACGTGGACACTGTGGGCAAACCAGAGAAGTATCAGGCCAGGCTCGAGCAGATTTTTCCTGACATCAAGATCACTGTCGCGAAGAAGGCTGACTCGACGTATCCTATCGTCAGTGCTGCCAGTATTTGCGCCAAAGTTTCTCGAGATCATGCGATAAGGGCCTGGCAGTTTCTCGAGGGACCTATGACGAGCGATTACGGAAGCGGATACCCGAATGATCCTGAAACCAAGAAGTGGCTGTCGGAAAATGTGGACCCTGTGTTTGGGTTCCCACGTATCGTCAGGTTCAGCTGGTCTACAGCTGAGAGAATTCTGGAATCGAAGGCTCTGTCAGTCGAGTGGGAGGAAGTGGAGGAGGAAGGGAACCCTGGGCTGCAAAAGATATCCAGTTTCTTCGCGAGATCGCCTGCTAAATCTTGTCTGCCTCAAAGGAAACGGCATCTGTTTTTCACGGAGAGATGCCTCTTCAATAATGCCACTTTGTGA
- the LOC143426915 gene encoding ubiquitin-like protein 4A, translating to MKVIVKKLQGKECVVDIMPSDTVLQLKHKVSDLLGIDVPQQRLLLTGKTLADENPLSFYPGIKDGSKLNLLVIKKAEEGSSEGKASHSKSGMHLLREEISRVLRHYYTESETQSIVNELMKDLKNKVNSLSYDDLERLATALLQDQENIA from the exons ATGAAAGTAATCGTGAAGAAACTCCAAGGGAAAGAATGCGTTGTTGAC ATTATGCCGTCAGACACGGTTCTTCAGTTAAAGCACAAAGTCAGCGACCTCCTGGGCATCGATGTTCCGCAACAGAGACTGTTGCTCACGGGAAAGACGTTAGCCG ACGAGAATCCGTTGAGTTTCTATCCAGGAATCAAGGACGGTAGCAAGTTGAACCTGTTGGTTATTAAGAAAGCCGAGGAGGGATCTAGCGAGGGGAAGGCTTCTCATAGCAAGTCGGGAATGCATCTACTACGAGAGGAGATATCCAGAGTACTGAGGCATTATTACACAGAGTCGGAGACACAGTCGATAGTGAACGAGTTGATGAAAGACCTGAAGAATAAAGTGAATAGCCTTAGTTACGATGACCTAGAACGATTAGCGACCGCACTACTCCAGGACCAAGAGAACATAGCTTAA
- the Gem2 gene encoding gemin 2 isoform X1, protein MMHSFGEPAFIVGDIDEDVNLSIIPTSGEEYIKRVILEAQKCADVVVAEIDRNRIKKPTIDVEPLSGCVEAPPWIGPSLDWQLYQVSDFSDIRLYISQLKSEIRTLKRKWIPPKIDTPDMDDEQGWIEFCSGSGAEKARFAPNLNTMFCLNQPMVEQILEHLVEYVKSLDKIEYELGQWIYALLVILEMPLTPEMCSCLRSLARTCSVMRANSMKLEVHEIGTLNLFICLVARYFRQLDLADP, encoded by the exons ATGATGCATTCCTTTGGCGAGCCTGCTTTCATCGTTGGAGACATCGACGAGGACGTTAACCTATCAATAATACCCACATCAGGTGAAGAATACATTAAAAGAGTTAT ATTGGAGGCACAAAAATGTGCCGATGTAGTGGTGGCTGAGATCGATCGGAACCGCATTAAAAAGCCTACGATCGACGTTGAACCA TTATCAGGCTGCGTGGAAGCACCGCCATGGATTGGCCCTTCGCTCGACTGGCAGTTGTATCAAGTATCAGACTTCTCTGATATTAGATTGTACATAAGTCAATTGAAGAGCGAGATTAGAACGCTGAAACGCAAATGGATACCACCCAAAATTGATACG CCAGATATGGACGATGAACAAGGTTGGATCGAATTCTGTTCGGGTAGTGGCGCGGAGAAGGCCAGGTTCGCTCCAAATTTGAACACCATGTTCTGTTTGAACCAGCCTATGGTCGAACAAATATTGGAGCATCTGGTGGAGTACGTTAAAAGCTTGGACAAGATAGAATACGAGTTGGGTCAATGGATTTACGCGCTGCTGGTTATACTGGAAATGCCACTGACGCCTGAAATGTGTTCCTGTTTACGATCTTTGGCCAGAACGTGCTCAGTTATGCGCGCGAATTCG ATGAAACTGGAAGTACACGAAATTGGGACACTGAATTTATTTATATGCCTAGTTGCAAGATACTTCCGTCAACTGGACTTGGCAGACCCTTGA
- the Gem2 gene encoding gemin 2 isoform X2 has protein sequence MMHSFGEPAFIVGDIDEDVNLSIIPTSGEEYIKRVILEAQKCADVVVAEIDRNRIKKPTIDVEPLSGCVEAPPWIGPSLDWQLYQVSDFSDIRLYISQLKSEIRTLKRKWIPPKIDTIWTMNKVGSNSVRPMVEQILEHLVEYVKSLDKIEYELGQWIYALLVILEMPLTPEMCSCLRSLARTCSVMRANSMKLEVHEIGTLNLFICLVARYFRQLDLADP, from the exons ATGATGCATTCCTTTGGCGAGCCTGCTTTCATCGTTGGAGACATCGACGAGGACGTTAACCTATCAATAATACCCACATCAGGTGAAGAATACATTAAAAGAGTTAT ATTGGAGGCACAAAAATGTGCCGATGTAGTGGTGGCTGAGATCGATCGGAACCGCATTAAAAAGCCTACGATCGACGTTGAACCA TTATCAGGCTGCGTGGAAGCACCGCCATGGATTGGCCCTTCGCTCGACTGGCAGTTGTATCAAGTATCAGACTTCTCTGATATTAGATTGTACATAAGTCAATTGAAGAGCGAGATTAGAACGCTGAAACGCAAATGGATACCACCCAAAATTGATACG ATATGGACGATGAACAAGGTTGGATCGAATTCTGTTCGG CCTATGGTCGAACAAATATTGGAGCATCTGGTGGAGTACGTTAAAAGCTTGGACAAGATAGAATACGAGTTGGGTCAATGGATTTACGCGCTGCTGGTTATACTGGAAATGCCACTGACGCCTGAAATGTGTTCCTGTTTACGATCTTTGGCCAGAACGTGCTCAGTTATGCGCGCGAATTCG ATGAAACTGGAAGTACACGAAATTGGGACACTGAATTTATTTATATGCCTAGTTGCAAGATACTTCCGTCAACTGGACTTGGCAGACCCTTGA